In one window of Arachis ipaensis cultivar K30076 chromosome B06, Araip1.1, whole genome shotgun sequence DNA:
- the LOC107647531 gene encoding uncharacterized protein LOC107647531, which translates to MHVNTLSDLKSLILSKFGGTEVREIGRVAYRLVAPMGNAIFQFRLFRLQKDEHVRLIFDIHRRIVVEQVMELSAEVGHSGCGGSIHSTYVQDNRPLAPPSIHVAIPVNDAKEGEEELDDDYVANSADSDSSDGGDEDEFVPETPTQTVAHHVLPPPHPIPALSAVPSHYHSLDMDAMHERTSFSNTGEEDYNLDGGVEFRVGHMFRSREAVLQGVKNYNIRRSAEYRVIKSDRLKYHVQCRQADNGCQWSLRVGASAEPQILGSSEGWRSTQLCSTHHVSRPSLVRQQSDL; encoded by the exons ATGCATGTGAATACGTTGTCGgatttgaagagtttgatattgagcaagtTCGGTGGTACAGAAGTGAGGGAGATCGGAAGGGTGGCATATAGGTTGGTGGCACCCATGGGTAACGCAATCTTTCAGTTTCGGCTATTCCGACTTCAAAAAGACGAGCATGTGCGACTGATATTCGACATTCATCGGAGGATCGTGGTGGAGCAGGTAATGGAGCTTTCCGCCGAGGTGGGACATAGTGGTTGCGGTGGTTCCATACACTCGACCTATGTACAGGACAACCGACCTCTTGCACCACCGTCCATTCATGTCGCCATTCCAGTGAATGATGCAAAGGAGGGTGAGGAGGAGTTGGACGATGATTACGTGGCGAACAGTGCGGACAGTGATTCGTCCGATGGTGGGGATGAGGATGAGTTTGTTCCGGAGACACCTACCCAGACTGTGGCGCACCATGTCCTGCCTCCACCTCATCCAATTCCAGCGCTATCGGCAGTGCCAAGTCACTATCATAGTCTGGATATGGACGCCATGCATGAGAGGACTTCATTTTCTAACACGGGTGAAGAGGATTACAACCTAGACGGAGGGGTAGAGTTTCGGGTCGGCCACATGTTCAGAAGTCGAGAGGCAGTGCTTCAGGGTGTGAAGAACTACAATATTCGCAGGAGTGCGGAGTACCGGGTGATCAAATCGGACCggttaaagtaccatgtgcagtGCCGTCAAGCTGACAATGGGTGTCAATGGAGCCTCCGTGTGGGCGCTTCGGCAGAACCTCAGATACTG GGAAGTTCGGAGGGTTGGCGGAGTACACAGTTGTGTAGTACCCACCATGTCTCAAGACCATCGTTAGTTAGACAGCAATCTGATCTATAG